The Microcoleus sp. FACHB-831 genome includes a window with the following:
- a CDS encoding ADYC domain-containing protein, producing the protein MKKSIRWWIGSGFIVLLIAGAVYFTYQHLRPSELNAPFPFSPSVVLKGTAVQGAVLTSTDSEGRSVTLKIQDVERDPKDSEGEVYLYTVIYQNTPTSQWQNICQPDRDNMAVAIPLSGQWDTRGNHINNGRITFACTNSALAKCLRWGYKPWKTVQGQSLRDYHQACTRMVRADYCGTGVAHTQDGNEIDIYDRLGIQKRTNNSGMEFEAAWNSDGAVAISRTRFPETLAQIKKECPERFKPLQREPTVDIDTSTSLSLLQQYAPKALIFNDSFVNSLK; encoded by the coding sequence ATGAAGAAAAGCATCCGATGGTGGATAGGGAGTGGGTTCATTGTGCTCTTGATTGCTGGTGCTGTGTATTTTACCTATCAGCATCTAAGACCGTCTGAGCTCAATGCTCCTTTTCCTTTCTCTCCGTCCGTTGTGCTAAAAGGAACCGCCGTTCAAGGGGCTGTCTTAACTAGCACAGATAGCGAAGGGCGAAGCGTAACCCTGAAAATTCAGGACGTTGAGCGTGACCCCAAAGATTCGGAGGGAGAGGTTTATCTTTATACTGTGATCTATCAAAATACCCCAACCTCTCAATGGCAGAATATCTGCCAGCCGGATCGAGACAATATGGCTGTTGCCATACCTCTGTCTGGCCAATGGGATACTAGAGGGAACCACATCAATAACGGAAGAATTACCTTTGCTTGTACGAATAGTGCTTTAGCAAAATGTCTGCGTTGGGGATATAAACCCTGGAAAACGGTTCAAGGTCAATCTCTACGGGATTACCATCAGGCTTGCACACGAATGGTACGAGCTGATTACTGTGGCACTGGGGTTGCTCATACCCAAGATGGAAACGAGATTGATATTTACGATCGACTTGGAATTCAAAAACGGACAAATAACAGTGGAATGGAGTTTGAGGCTGCTTGGAACTCAGATGGAGCTGTTGCAATCAGTAGAACCCGTTTCCCAGAAACACTTGCTCAAATTAAAAAGGAATGCCCTGAGCGATTCAAACCTCTTCAACGTGAACCTACAGTAGATATTGATACTTCTACATCACTCTCATTACTACAGCAGTACGCTCCAAAAGCACTGATTTTTAACGATTCATTCGTCAACTCATTAAAATAA